The proteins below come from a single Treponema phagedenis genomic window:
- a CDS encoding V-type ATP synthase subunit B, producing the protein MNKVYSKIESITGSVITVKAEGVHYGELAQVKTVFGTSLAEVNKLDGDIVSLQVFAGGRGVSTGDEVRFLGRQMQVSFSHDLLGRIFNGSGEPRDRGPALHDNPVELGGPSVNPTKRIMARRMIRTGIPMIDMFNTLVVSQKLPIFSISGEPYNELLARIAMQAEVDVIVLGGMGLKYDDYLYFKETLEEAGSLSRTVMFVHTAADPTVECLMIPDMCLSVAEQFALEGKDVLVLLTDMTNFADSMKEIAIIQEQVPSNRGYPGDLYSQLAARYEKAVEFDDAGSITVLAVTTMPGDDVTHPVPDNTGYITEGQFYLKNGRIEPFGSLSRLKQNVNGKTRDDHRALMDNMIKLYASFKDTLEKKSMGFMMSEWDEKLLKYGKLFEAQMMDLSVNIPLEGALDAGWKILSSCFTPEETGINSELIKKYWVRT; encoded by the coding sequence ATGAACAAGGTTTATAGCAAAATTGAATCAATCACCGGTTCTGTAATAACCGTTAAGGCTGAAGGTGTACATTATGGAGAGTTGGCGCAGGTAAAAACCGTTTTCGGCACCTCTTTAGCGGAGGTAAATAAGCTTGACGGAGACATTGTTTCGTTGCAGGTTTTTGCAGGCGGGCGCGGTGTTTCAACAGGTGATGAAGTGCGGTTTTTAGGAAGACAAATGCAGGTAAGTTTTTCACACGATCTTCTCGGGAGAATCTTTAACGGCTCGGGAGAACCGCGCGACAGAGGACCTGCTTTACACGATAATCCTGTAGAGCTTGGCGGCCCATCGGTTAACCCTACAAAAAGAATTATGGCGCGCCGTATGATTAGAACCGGTATTCCGATGATCGACATGTTTAACACGCTTGTTGTCTCTCAAAAACTACCGATATTTTCTATTTCCGGTGAGCCGTATAACGAATTGCTTGCACGAATTGCGATGCAGGCGGAAGTTGATGTTATTGTTTTAGGCGGTATGGGCTTAAAATACGATGATTATTTGTATTTTAAGGAAACCCTTGAAGAAGCGGGATCTTTAAGCCGAACGGTCATGTTTGTGCACACGGCGGCAGACCCCACGGTAGAATGCCTTATGATTCCGGATATGTGTCTTTCAGTGGCTGAACAATTTGCTCTTGAAGGAAAAGACGTACTGGTATTGCTCACCGATATGACAAACTTTGCAGACTCAATGAAAGAAATTGCAATCATTCAAGAGCAGGTTCCCTCTAATCGCGGTTATCCGGGAGATTTGTACAGTCAGCTTGCCGCCCGATACGAAAAGGCGGTAGAATTTGACGATGCAGGCTCAATCACCGTATTGGCGGTAACCACCATGCCCGGCGACGATGTTACGCATCCTGTTCCTGATAATACGGGCTATATCACCGAAGGACAGTTTTATCTTAAAAACGGTCGAATTGAACCGTTCGGCAGTCTTTCCCGATTAAAGCAAAACGTAAACGGCAAAACACGTGATGATCACCGTGCTTTAATGGATAATATGATTAAACTCTATGCTTCATTTAAAGATACCTTAGAGAAAAAATCTATGGGTTTTATGATGAGCGAATGGGACGAAAAACTTTTAAAATACGGCAAACTCTTTGAAGCGCAAATGATGGACTTGTCGGTTAATATTCCACTGGAGGGGGCTCTTGATGCGGGCTGGAAGATTCTTTCTTCATGTTTTACTCCCGAAGAAACAGGTATCAACTCTGAGCTCATCAAAAAATATTGGGTGCGCACATAG
- a CDS encoding V-type ATP synthase subunit D: MAIKLTKNELKNQKEALKMFQRYLPTLQLKKQQLQTEIRGIEARAHAVRSQRDALNKEFEQWIAVFAEKNAFKLETVQIKEVRTSTGNIAGVRIPVFSGADFTRTEYDLYVTPLWVDIASDKMEQVLTFDLEARVLDEQVKLLNQELRTTTQRVNLFEKIKIPETRENIRKITVYLADQQVAAVVRGKISKKKSEFRSAAQEESQ; encoded by the coding sequence ATGGCAATAAAACTTACTAAAAATGAGCTGAAAAATCAAAAAGAAGCATTAAAAATGTTCCAACGGTATTTGCCGACCCTTCAGCTTAAAAAACAGCAGCTGCAAACCGAGATACGCGGTATAGAAGCGAGAGCGCATGCGGTTCGCTCGCAAAGAGATGCGCTTAATAAAGAATTTGAGCAATGGATCGCCGTGTTTGCAGAAAAAAATGCGTTTAAGCTCGAAACCGTGCAAATAAAGGAAGTAAGAACGTCAACGGGAAATATTGCCGGTGTGCGTATTCCTGTTTTTTCCGGCGCCGATTTTACAAGGACAGAATACGACCTGTATGTAACTCCCTTGTGGGTTGATATTGCTTCCGATAAAATGGAACAGGTTTTAACTTTTGATCTTGAAGCACGCGTGCTTGATGAACAGGTAAAACTGCTTAATCAAGAGTTGCGTACTACAACGCAGCGGGTAAACCTTTTTGAAAAAATAAAAATTCCCGAAACTCGGGAAAATATCAGAAAGATCACGGTTTATTTAGCGGATCAGCAAGTTGCGGCGGTAGTGCGCGGAAAGATTTCCAAAAAGAAATCAGAGTTTCGAAGTGCAGCACAGGAGGAATCGCAATGA